Proteins encoded together in one Catellatospora citrea window:
- a CDS encoding oxidoreductase, producing MTMDPLAPLLKLADVESAVSGARAAVDGAYKHRALRRQGGMVAAEISLRCAVASAALEGHRYELSDVRGGTVLDAVLQGALRVAEALPGLHRQWHQAPRQVLAKLHLLAGTGVLPADTLGRPAPDSAARLDTLLELVSAEAGNPLVRAAVVHGELLAAQPFPGVNGIVARAAGRLTLVGSGFDPRGLVAVELAQLAREPEYIGAAGAFATGTPDGLRSWLRHYATAVEQGCAQVAVVGDAVLASVG from the coding sequence GTGACTATGGATCCGCTGGCACCGCTGTTGAAACTGGCCGACGTCGAATCTGCGGTGAGTGGCGCACGCGCTGCGGTGGACGGTGCGTACAAGCATCGCGCGCTGCGACGCCAGGGCGGCATGGTGGCCGCGGAGATCAGCCTGCGCTGTGCGGTGGCCAGCGCGGCCCTGGAGGGCCACCGGTACGAGCTGAGCGACGTGCGCGGCGGCACCGTGCTGGACGCGGTGCTGCAGGGGGCGCTGCGGGTCGCCGAGGCGCTGCCCGGCCTGCACCGGCAGTGGCATCAGGCCCCCCGCCAGGTGCTGGCGAAACTGCACCTGCTGGCCGGCACCGGCGTGCTGCCCGCCGACACGCTCGGCCGGCCCGCTCCGGACAGCGCGGCCCGGCTGGACACCCTGTTGGAGCTCGTGTCGGCCGAGGCGGGCAACCCACTGGTCCGCGCGGCCGTGGTGCACGGAGAACTGCTGGCGGCACAGCCGTTCCCGGGTGTGAACGGCATCGTGGCCCGGGCCGCCGGCCGGCTCACCCTGGTCGGCAGCGGCTTCGACCCGCGCGGGCTGGTCGCGGTGGAACTGGCGCAGCTGGCCCGGGAACCCGAGTACATCGGCGCCGCCGGCGCGTTCGCGACCGGCACCCCGGACGGCCTGCGTTCCTGGCTGCGCCACTACGCCACGGCGGTCGAGCAGGGCTGTGCCCAGGTCGCGGTCGTCGGAGACGCCGTGCTGGCCTCGGTGGGCTGA
- a CDS encoding HAD family hydrolase, giving the protein MGRSAAFFDLDKTVIATSSALAFGRPFYRDGLITKRDVVKTAFAQFMFKRGGADDQAMVRTRDYMAELVKGWRVDQVRQIVNETLHELIDPFIYAEAATLIEEHQAAGRDIVLVSASGEEMVQPIGAQLGVTDVIATRMKVAEGQYTGEIEFYAAGPAKVEAVRKLAAERGYDLAECYAYSDSISDIPLLAAVGHPSAVNPDKALRREANERRWPVLEFRHPIPLGRRLRNRPAVPVAAALGIGVGVAIGIAWYGRRKRARAAASAP; this is encoded by the coding sequence GTGGGCCGCAGCGCCGCGTTTTTCGACCTGGACAAGACCGTCATCGCGACTTCGAGCGCGCTGGCATTCGGCAGACCGTTCTATCGTGACGGCCTGATCACTAAACGTGACGTCGTCAAGACGGCGTTCGCCCAGTTCATGTTCAAGCGGGGCGGGGCCGACGACCAGGCCATGGTGCGCACCCGCGACTACATGGCGGAACTGGTCAAGGGCTGGCGGGTGGACCAGGTCCGCCAGATCGTCAACGAGACCCTGCACGAGCTGATCGACCCGTTCATCTACGCCGAGGCGGCGACCCTCATCGAGGAGCACCAGGCGGCCGGGCGGGACATCGTGCTGGTGTCGGCGTCAGGTGAGGAAATGGTGCAGCCCATCGGCGCACAACTCGGCGTCACCGACGTCATCGCCACCCGGATGAAGGTCGCCGAAGGCCAGTACACCGGTGAGATCGAGTTCTACGCGGCGGGCCCGGCCAAGGTCGAGGCGGTGCGCAAACTCGCCGCCGAGCGCGGATACGACCTCGCCGAGTGCTACGCCTACTCGGACTCCATCTCCGACATCCCGCTGCTGGCCGCCGTGGGGCACCCCAGCGCCGTCAACCCGGACAAGGCGTTGCGCCGCGAGGCCAACGAGCGGCGCTGGCCGGTCCTGGAGTTCCGGCACCCGATCCCGCTGGGCCGCCGCCTGCGCAACCGCCCGGCCGTGCCGGTCGCGGCCGCGCTCGGCATCGGTGTCGGCGTCGCCATCGGCATCGCGTGGTACGGGCGCCGCAAGCGTGCACGTGCTGCGGCTTCTGCCCCCTGA
- the ssd gene encoding septum site-determining protein Ssd — MSRSPAAPPASVRVLLVTADADLLDDLLRLGSAAGAEVEVAHDLPAARPRYGSAPLVLIGGDMVPGCMRARLPHRAGVVVVCRDSVDTRPWEYAQPLGAEHVALLPAAESWLVERLAGIGRAPVRGAGRVLAVLGGRGGAGASVLAAGLAVTACRTRLRTLLVDADPLGGGADLLLGWEEQRGLRWPQLARASGPVDPAAFVDALPSRGDLVVLSCARDVPDEDTPSSPELPPDAMAAALDAGRRGRDLVVVDLPRRLDDAAAVVLQAADRVLLVVPAELRAAAAAARVVDVVSAYRRELSVVVRGPAPGRLSPEELARALGLPLAGTLAPEPRLATALERGQAPGSAPRGPLATLCGRLVGEVMA, encoded by the coding sequence ATGAGCCGTTCGCCCGCCGCCCCACCCGCGTCCGTCCGAGTCCTGCTGGTGACCGCCGACGCCGACCTGCTCGACGACCTGCTGCGCCTGGGATCCGCCGCGGGCGCCGAGGTCGAGGTCGCCCACGACCTGCCCGCCGCGCGCCCGCGCTACGGGTCCGCGCCCCTCGTGCTGATCGGCGGCGACATGGTGCCCGGCTGCATGCGGGCCCGACTGCCGCACCGGGCAGGCGTCGTCGTGGTCTGCCGCGACAGCGTCGACACACGGCCCTGGGAATACGCCCAACCACTCGGGGCCGAGCACGTCGCACTGCTGCCCGCAGCCGAATCCTGGCTGGTCGAACGCCTCGCCGGGATCGGCCGCGCGCCGGTCCGGGGAGCCGGGCGGGTGCTGGCGGTGCTCGGCGGCCGCGGTGGAGCCGGCGCCAGCGTGCTCGCCGCCGGCCTCGCCGTCACCGCCTGCCGGACCCGGCTGCGCACCCTGCTCGTCGACGCGGACCCGCTCGGCGGCGGGGCGGACCTGCTGCTCGGCTGGGAGGAGCAGCGCGGACTGCGCTGGCCGCAACTCGCCCGGGCCAGCGGCCCCGTCGACCCGGCGGCGTTCGTCGACGCGCTGCCGAGCCGCGGCGACCTGGTGGTGCTGTCCTGCGCCCGCGACGTGCCCGACGAGGACACCCCGAGCTCACCAGAGCTGCCGCCCGACGCGATGGCCGCCGCCCTGGACGCCGGCCGCCGCGGTCGTGACCTCGTCGTCGTCGACCTGCCCCGCCGCCTCGACGACGCGGCAGCCGTGGTGTTGCAGGCCGCCGACCGGGTGCTGCTCGTCGTGCCCGCCGAGCTGCGCGCGGCCGCCGCGGCCGCACGGGTGGTCGACGTCGTCTCGGCATACCGGCGGGAACTGTCGGTGGTGGTCCGCGGCCCGGCACCGGGCCGGCTGAGCCCCGAGGAACTGGCCCGCGCGCTGGGCCTGCCACTGGCCGGGACACTCGCCCCGGAACCGCGCCTGGCCACCGCACTCGAACGCGGCCAAGCGCCGGGCAGCGCGCCCCGCGGCCCACTGGCGACCCTGTGCGGCCGCCTCGTCGGCGAGGTCATGGCATGA
- a CDS encoding TadA family conjugal transfer-associated ATPase: MPACRRRARRTNRVTTSAGRRRAQRGEGVSVPGELVGAGPLGSLLALPEVTDVLVNGVQVWTDRGSGLVREPFTMPSAEAVRRLAQRLAAACGRRLDDGQPFVDARLADGTRLHAVLPPVATAGPYLSLRTFRQRPMALAELAAPEVVALLSAIVAARLTFLVSGGTGSGKTTLLGAMLAAVPGRERIVLVEDSAELRPAHPHVVTLQARTSNVEGAGVVGLSELVRQALRMRPDRLVVGECRGAEVVDLLAALNTGHEGSAGTLHANAPADVPARLEALGLLGGLPRPALHAQVAAAIRVLLHLRRTPSGRALDEVCLLTAEGPEHLVATRPVWRRAGGVLPAAGELVALLRARDVSPPSWLEAR; the protein is encoded by the coding sequence GTGCCCGCATGCCGCCGCCGAGCGCGGCGAACGAATCGGGTCACCACGTCGGCAGGCCGCCGACGAGCGCAGCGAGGAGAAGGCGTGAGCGTGCCTGGGGAGCTGGTGGGGGCCGGGCCGCTGGGCTCGCTGCTGGCCCTGCCCGAGGTCACCGACGTCCTGGTCAACGGGGTGCAGGTGTGGACCGACCGGGGATCCGGGCTGGTCCGGGAACCGTTCACGATGCCGTCGGCGGAGGCGGTGCGGCGGCTGGCGCAACGCCTCGCGGCCGCGTGCGGGCGACGGCTCGACGACGGGCAGCCGTTCGTGGACGCGCGGCTGGCCGACGGCACCCGCCTGCATGCGGTGCTGCCACCGGTGGCGACGGCAGGGCCGTACCTGTCGCTGCGCACGTTCCGGCAGCGGCCGATGGCGCTGGCCGAGCTCGCCGCACCGGAGGTCGTCGCACTGCTGTCGGCGATCGTCGCGGCCCGGCTGACCTTCCTCGTCTCCGGCGGCACCGGATCAGGCAAGACCACCCTGCTCGGCGCGATGCTCGCCGCGGTGCCCGGCCGAGAGCGCATCGTGCTGGTGGAGGACTCGGCCGAGCTGCGTCCCGCGCACCCGCACGTGGTGACGCTGCAGGCCCGTACTTCCAACGTGGAGGGTGCGGGCGTGGTCGGACTCTCCGAGCTGGTCCGGCAGGCGCTGCGGATGCGCCCGGACCGGCTGGTGGTGGGCGAGTGCCGAGGCGCGGAAGTGGTGGATCTGCTGGCGGCGCTCAACACGGGGCACGAGGGCAGCGCCGGGACGTTGCACGCCAACGCCCCGGCGGACGTGCCCGCGCGGCTGGAGGCGCTCGGCCTGCTCGGCGGGCTGCCCCGTCCCGCGCTGCACGCGCAGGTCGCCGCGGCGATCCGGGTGCTGCTGCACCTGCGGCGTACGCCGTCGGGCCGGGCGCTCGACGAGGTGTGCCTGCTCACCGCGGAGGGCCCGGAACACCTGGTGGCGACACGACCGGTGTGGCGGCGAGCCGGCGGCGTGCTGCCCGCGGCAGGCGAGCTGGTCGCTTTGCTGCGCGCTCGCGACGTCAGCCCGCCGTCCTGGTTGGAGGCGCGATGA
- a CDS encoding type II secretion system F family protein has protein sequence MPLRRTAPQPRGRTPWLFGVAAGGAVGVLLPSVTGVLLGVAVAAVTVRVLRRMEPAAVRLEREQALADLAWAVDLIGTALRAGAPLDHAVLSVAAALDGPLGLRLQRIGRSLRLGATAAEAWSHLADLPPAGRLVAAVERSSANGSALAGALHRCADDLRADTAVRRQAGAQRAGVLIVLPLGLCFLPAFVLAGLVPVVLAVLGEVL, from the coding sequence TTGCCGCTGCGCCGGACCGCTCCGCAGCCACGCGGGCGTACGCCATGGCTGTTCGGCGTGGCCGCGGGCGGTGCGGTGGGGGTGCTGCTGCCGTCGGTGACCGGTGTCCTGCTGGGCGTGGCCGTCGCGGCGGTGACCGTGCGGGTGCTGCGGCGGATGGAACCCGCGGCGGTTCGCCTCGAACGGGAGCAGGCGCTCGCCGACCTGGCGTGGGCCGTCGACCTGATCGGCACCGCGCTGCGGGCCGGAGCTCCGCTCGACCACGCCGTGCTGAGTGTGGCCGCGGCGCTGGACGGGCCACTGGGCCTCCGGCTGCAGCGGATCGGGCGTTCGCTGCGCCTGGGCGCGACCGCCGCCGAGGCCTGGTCGCACCTGGCCGACCTGCCACCCGCTGGCCGGCTGGTGGCGGCGGTGGAACGCAGCTCCGCCAACGGGTCCGCGCTGGCCGGAGCGCTGCACCGTTGCGCCGACGACCTGCGCGCCGACACCGCCGTCCGCCGCCAGGCCGGTGCGCAGCGCGCCGGTGTCCTGATCGTCCTCCCGCTCGGGCTGTGCTTCCTGCCCGCCTTCGTGCTCGCCGGCCTGGTGCCGGTGGTCCTCGCCGTGCTCGGCGAGGTGCTCTGA
- a CDS encoding DUF4244 domain-containing protein produces MNTAEYAVGTLAAVAFAGLLLKVLTSDSVQAALAGVIQRALG; encoded by the coding sequence ATGAACACCGCCGAGTACGCGGTCGGCACGCTGGCGGCGGTCGCGTTCGCGGGACTGCTGCTCAAGGTGCTGACCAGCGACAGCGTGCAGGCGGCGCTGGCCGGTGTGATCCAACGGGCCCTCGGGTGA
- a CDS encoding Rv3654c family TadE-like protein has translation MSSLYALGVGLVFVAAGTVVAADGAQLIAREQAQTAADLGALAGAAYAIDGAGAACGRAAVIAAANAATVTACHLDGLDLTLSVQVVTAAGAAEATAVAGPIRESP, from the coding sequence GTGAGCTCGCTGTATGCGCTCGGCGTGGGCCTGGTCTTCGTGGCCGCGGGCACGGTGGTGGCCGCCGACGGGGCGCAGTTGATCGCCCGCGAGCAGGCGCAGACCGCCGCCGACCTGGGCGCGCTCGCCGGAGCGGCGTACGCGATCGACGGGGCTGGTGCGGCCTGCGGCCGGGCCGCGGTGATCGCCGCCGCCAACGCCGCGACCGTCACCGCCTGCCACCTCGACGGCCTCGATCTCACCCTCTCCGTCCAGGTCGTGACCGCCGCCGGCGCCGCCGAAGCCACCGCCGTCGCCGGCCCGATCCGCGAGTCACCGTGA
- a CDS encoding endonuclease domain-containing protein, with product MTGNDDHLRLDALAATRGGLFTRVEARGCGFSDDRIRRRVRRGDWQVVLGPVLARAGRTVTPLLRDRAALLAVPDAVLSGPSAARRYGLDVPDLRTRLTVPPGRQVRLAGVAVRRERLDPEDLNLIDGVLLTTPVRTVVDCVREWSPDQADLLLDRALQRRLITYEDFVARVQAMVGRHGSPTLVRAVSRHAHGARSAAERLLVQGLRRGRLSGWQANLAVYDTEGLIGEADIGFAEIRLAVEVDGRAWHSADDRFQRDRARQNRLVRAGWTVLRFTWRDLTEDLPGVLHQIRTVRHRLTARHP from the coding sequence ATGACCGGAAACGACGATCACCTCCGGCTCGACGCGCTCGCGGCGACCCGCGGAGGGCTCTTCACCAGGGTAGAGGCGCGGGGGTGCGGGTTCTCCGACGACCGGATCCGGCGTCGGGTACGGCGTGGGGACTGGCAGGTGGTGCTCGGCCCGGTGCTGGCCCGCGCCGGGCGGACGGTCACGCCGTTGCTGCGGGACCGGGCCGCGCTGCTGGCGGTGCCGGACGCCGTGCTGAGCGGGCCGTCCGCGGCGCGGCGGTACGGCTTGGACGTGCCTGATCTGCGGACCAGGCTCACGGTGCCGCCGGGACGGCAGGTGCGGCTCGCGGGCGTCGCGGTCCGGCGGGAGCGATTGGATCCCGAGGACCTCAATCTGATCGACGGGGTGCTGCTGACCACGCCGGTGCGCACCGTCGTCGACTGTGTCCGCGAGTGGAGCCCGGATCAGGCCGACCTGCTGCTGGACCGGGCGCTGCAGCGCAGGCTGATCACCTACGAGGATTTCGTCGCGCGGGTTCAGGCGATGGTCGGCCGGCACGGGTCGCCGACGCTGGTCCGTGCGGTGTCGCGGCATGCGCACGGGGCGCGTTCGGCGGCGGAGCGGCTGCTGGTGCAGGGGCTGCGGCGAGGGCGGCTCAGCGGCTGGCAAGCGAACCTCGCGGTGTACGACACGGAAGGGTTGATCGGGGAGGCGGACATCGGGTTCGCGGAGATTCGGCTGGCCGTGGAAGTGGACGGCCGCGCCTGGCACAGCGCCGACGACCGCTTCCAACGGGACCGGGCACGGCAGAACCGCCTGGTCCGCGCCGGTTGGACGGTGCTCCGCTTCACCTGGCGCGACCTCACCGAAGATCTTCCCGGAGTCCTCCACCAGATCCGAACTGTCCGCCACCGTCTGACCGCCCGCCACCCCTGA
- a CDS encoding DEAD/DEAH box helicase has protein sequence MPRSPPGSRRARAGGWPRRGPRWQSAGVDLLPYWLKRDQVTHVELLPARAGRAAAWPDWVPSELLGALHAGGITAPWEHQVEAAELAWAGTDVVVSTGTGSGKSLAYQLPALSAVLTRPRARVLYLAPTKALAADQHRALTGLNLSGLRAAVCDGDTPREERDWIRQHANVILTNPDLLHHSLLPGHQRWSGVLRNLRYVIVDESHSYRGVFGAHVAHILRRLRRLTERPGGGPVFLLASATSGDPAGSAGKLIGRPVRAVTEDAAPRGSMTFALWEPPELPGADGNGDAAPVRRSALRETADLLADAVVQGVRTLAFVPSRRGAEVVAGHARAALEEAQPGLGRQVAAYRAGYLREERRTLEQQLTDGTLTGLATTNALELGIDVTGLDAVLLAGYPGTRAAVWQRAGRAGRAGRDGLCVLVARDDPLDTYLVHHPQALFGKAVEATVFDPANPYVLAPHLCTAAAEQPLTEADLPLFGADLALLDELVAAGALRRRPTGWYWTHPQRPEIDLRGTGGPPIAVIEAATGRLIGTADAGAAHHHLHPGAVYTHQGRTYVVQSLDLPDGVALVEADNPPYSTHARDTIDLTVLEVRSQVDAGPVRLFLGEVEVTSQVVSFQRRRMDSGEVLGTWPLDLPTRTLRTVAVWATIEESAVAGLADLPGSLHAAEHAAIGLLPLVASCDRWDIGGLSTARHADTDAPTIFVYDGHPGGAGFAERAYGMAAEWLGATRTAVAECACERGCPSCVQSPKCGNGNNPLDKPGAVTVLTTILTHLPPSAPAPAPAT, from the coding sequence GTGCCGAGGTCACCGCCCGGTTCACGGCGGGCGCGCGCCGGCGGCTGGCCGCGGCGTGGCCCGCGGTGGCAGAGTGCTGGGGTGGACCTGCTGCCGTACTGGCTCAAACGTGACCAGGTCACGCACGTCGAGCTGCTGCCCGCGCGGGCCGGGCGCGCCGCCGCGTGGCCCGACTGGGTCCCCTCCGAACTGCTCGGGGCGCTGCACGCGGGCGGCATCACCGCCCCGTGGGAGCACCAGGTCGAGGCCGCCGAGCTGGCCTGGGCCGGCACGGACGTGGTCGTCTCCACCGGCACCGGCTCCGGCAAGTCGCTGGCCTACCAGCTGCCCGCGCTGTCCGCGGTGCTCACCCGCCCCCGGGCCCGGGTCCTCTACCTCGCGCCGACCAAGGCGCTCGCCGCCGACCAGCACCGCGCGCTGACCGGCCTGAACCTGTCCGGTCTGCGCGCCGCGGTCTGCGACGGCGACACCCCGCGCGAGGAGCGCGACTGGATCCGCCAGCACGCCAACGTCATCCTCACCAACCCCGACCTGCTGCACCACAGCCTGCTGCCGGGCCATCAGCGCTGGTCCGGCGTGCTGCGCAACCTGCGCTACGTGATCGTCGACGAGAGCCACAGCTACCGCGGCGTCTTCGGGGCCCACGTCGCCCACATCCTGCGCCGCCTGCGCCGCCTCACCGAACGGCCCGGCGGCGGACCGGTGTTCCTGCTGGCCTCGGCGACCTCCGGCGATCCGGCAGGCAGCGCCGGCAAGCTCATCGGCCGGCCCGTCCGGGCCGTCACCGAGGACGCCGCGCCGCGCGGTTCGATGACCTTCGCCCTGTGGGAGCCGCCCGAGCTGCCCGGCGCGGACGGCAACGGCGACGCCGCCCCCGTGCGCCGCTCCGCGCTGCGCGAGACCGCCGACCTGCTCGCCGACGCGGTCGTGCAGGGCGTACGCACCCTCGCCTTCGTGCCCTCCCGCCGCGGCGCCGAGGTGGTGGCCGGGCACGCGCGCGCCGCGCTGGAGGAGGCGCAGCCCGGCCTCGGCCGCCAGGTCGCCGCCTACCGGGCCGGCTACCTGCGCGAGGAACGGCGCACCCTGGAACAGCAGCTCACCGACGGCACCCTCACCGGCCTGGCCACGACCAACGCCCTGGAGCTGGGCATCGACGTCACCGGCCTGGACGCGGTGCTGCTGGCCGGCTACCCCGGCACCCGGGCCGCGGTCTGGCAGCGCGCGGGCCGCGCGGGCCGGGCCGGGCGCGACGGCCTGTGCGTGCTCGTCGCCCGCGACGACCCGCTCGACACCTACCTGGTGCACCACCCCCAGGCGCTGTTCGGCAAAGCCGTCGAGGCCACCGTCTTCGACCCCGCCAACCCGTACGTGCTCGCCCCGCACCTGTGCACCGCCGCCGCCGAGCAGCCGCTCACCGAGGCCGACCTGCCGCTGTTCGGCGCGGACCTCGCCCTGCTCGACGAACTCGTCGCCGCGGGTGCGCTGCGCCGCCGCCCCACCGGCTGGTACTGGACCCACCCGCAGCGGCCCGAGATCGACCTGCGCGGCACCGGCGGCCCGCCCATCGCCGTCATCGAGGCCGCCACCGGACGCCTCATCGGCACCGCCGACGCCGGAGCCGCCCACCACCACCTGCACCCCGGCGCCGTCTACACCCACCAGGGCCGCACCTACGTGGTGCAGTCGCTCGACCTTCCCGACGGCGTGGCGCTGGTCGAAGCCGACAACCCGCCGTACTCCACACACGCCCGCGACACGATCGACCTCACCGTGCTGGAGGTCCGCTCCCAGGTGGACGCCGGGCCGGTCCGGCTGTTCCTCGGCGAGGTCGAGGTGACGAGCCAGGTCGTGTCGTTCCAGCGCCGCCGCATGGACAGCGGCGAGGTGCTCGGCACCTGGCCCCTCGACCTGCCCACCCGCACCCTGCGCACGGTCGCGGTCTGGGCCACCATCGAGGAGTCCGCCGTGGCCGGGCTGGCAGACCTGCCCGGCTCGCTGCACGCCGCCGAGCACGCCGCGATCGGGCTGCTCCCGCTGGTCGCGAGCTGCGACCGGTGGGACATCGGCGGTCTGTCCACCGCCCGGCACGCCGACACCGACGCGCCGACCATCTTCGTGTACGACGGCCACCCCGGCGGAGCCGGTTTCGCCGAACGCGCCTACGGCATGGCGGCCGAGTGGCTGGGCGCGACCCGCACCGCGGTCGCCGAATGCGCCTGCGAACGCGGCTGCCCCAGCTGCGTCCAATCCCCCAAGTGCGGCAACGGCAACAACCCCCTGGACAAACCCGGCGCGGTGACCGTCCTCACCACCATCCTCACCCACCTCCCACCCTCCGCCCCCGCCCCCGCCCCCGCGACATGA
- a CDS encoding STAS domain-containing protein has protein sequence MELSLATRVVAAHTVLEVGGEVDVYTAPKLRERITELLDGGVTAVVVDLARVDFMDSTGLGVLVGGLRRARAAGATFGVVCSRESLLKIFRITALDQVLPLYPSVDAATAS, from the coding sequence ATGGAGCTGTCGCTGGCAACGCGTGTCGTCGCCGCGCACACCGTGCTCGAAGTCGGCGGCGAGGTGGACGTCTACACCGCTCCGAAGCTGCGTGAACGCATCACCGAGCTGCTGGACGGCGGGGTGACCGCGGTGGTGGTCGATCTCGCCCGGGTCGACTTCATGGACTCGACCGGGCTCGGCGTGCTGGTCGGCGGGCTGCGCCGGGCGCGGGCCGCGGGAGCCACCTTCGGCGTGGTGTGTTCGCGGGAGTCGCTGCTGAAGATCTTCCGCATCACCGCGCTGGACCAGGTGCTACCGCTGTACCCGTCCGTCGACGCGGCCACCGCGAGTTGA
- a CDS encoding ATP-binding protein, with the protein MATVRLEFTPEPAHVRTARLVGVAVARRAGVPDDQLDEVRLAIGEACARAVARHQRVGLRDVVAVAFTDGDRYVVQVWDHAGDEEQITDEEQLTVDVSASLLQAIVKDLQVRPLEGGPGTEVQMAWPVRRASRLGR; encoded by the coding sequence ATGGCGACCGTCCGGCTCGAATTCACTCCTGAACCCGCGCACGTGCGAACGGCGCGGCTTGTCGGCGTGGCCGTCGCCCGGCGTGCCGGGGTCCCTGACGACCAGCTGGACGAGGTGCGCCTGGCGATCGGCGAGGCGTGCGCGCGGGCGGTGGCCCGGCACCAGCGGGTGGGCCTGCGCGACGTGGTCGCGGTCGCGTTCACCGACGGCGACCGGTATGTCGTGCAGGTGTGGGACCACGCCGGTGACGAGGAGCAGATCACCGACGAGGAGCAGCTCACCGTCGACGTGAGCGCCAGCCTGTTGCAGGCGATCGTGAAGGATCTGCAGGTTCGCCCGCTGGAGGGCGGCCCCGGCACCGAGGTCCAGATGGCC